In Centropristis striata isolate RG_2023a ecotype Rhode Island chromosome 1, C.striata_1.0, whole genome shotgun sequence, one DNA window encodes the following:
- the zgc:195282 gene encoding cysteine-rich protein 2 gives MVGYCPICGKPVYFGEKKRSLGRDYHPLCLKCQRCNRQLTAGQHAEHDEKPYCSYCYLKIFGPRGNR, from the exons ATGGTAGGCTACTGTCCAATCTGCGGGAAGCCCGTCTACTTTG GTGAGAAGAAGAGGTCCTTAGGGAGGGACTACCACCCTCTGTGTCTCAAGTGTCAAAGGTGCAACAGACAGCTGACAGCTGGACAACATGCAGAG CATGATGAGAAGCCATACTGTTCATACTGCTACCTGAAGATATTTGGTCCaagag GTAACAGGTGA